The proteins below come from a single Takifugu flavidus isolate HTHZ2018 chromosome 6, ASM371156v2, whole genome shotgun sequence genomic window:
- the LOC130526857 gene encoding zinc finger protein GLIS2-like encodes MLSLDEPLDLKLPSRRRDGPLRLGKRPCSSSVCPPLAATRPRLLCSTFPSPPSSPDSQSPSQDRPGLCFSPAPALDLSLSPSSRHTSSFSPSPSSPSSLSPSSPLDSPGSSSSPQPHLFSRELAPSRGVEGRASPQGYQFYLPVGSPPRAYFPSSPFVGQNREKPVSPESSLSCRWMKCHQLFTSLQDLVDHINDFHVKPEKDSGYCCQWEGCARNGRGFNARYKMLIHIRTHTNEKPHNCPTCNKSFSRLENLKIHTRSHTGEKPYICPYEGCSKRYSNSSDRFKHTRTHYIDKPYYCKMAGCLKRYTDPSSLRKHIKAHGHFVAQEQGPSNRLGSGLGQPGHQSPTELPSAGRASVILPGASATLLGGLGTSLPLSAFCHTGALGHPGLPLFPMGGGRVGLGPLGLSDSLVHFGPTSMLGLGALRGIRHMGGREREEEEEMEEEGEVLNLSAGERSRPHDRLSWVVVPPSALLLKPAVVS; translated from the exons ATGTTGTCCCTGGACGAGCCTCTTGACTTAAAGTTACCCTCTAGACGACGAGATGGTCCACTCAGACTTGGGAAGAGGCCTTGTtcttcctccgtctgtcctcctctcgCTGCCACACGACCACGACTGCTATGCTCCACCTTTCCttctccaccttcctccccaG ATTCTCAGTCTCCCTCTCAAGATCGACCAGGACTGTGCTTCAGTCCAGCTCCTGCCTTGGACCTCAGCCTGTCACCTTCCTCCCGTCACACCTCCTCGTTCTCcccgtctccttcctccccttcctcactctccccgtcctcccctctGGACtcccctggcagcagcagcagccctcagCCACACCTCTTCTCACGG GAACTAGCTCCTTCTCGAGGTGTGGAGGGCAGAGCTTCACCACAGGGTTACCAGTTCTATCTGCCCGTCGGAAGTCCGCCCAGGGCctattttccctcctccccgttTGTTGGCCAGAACCGAGAGAAGCCGGTTTCTCCAGAGTCGTCTTTATCCTGTCGCTGGATGAAG TGCCATCAGCTCTTCACCTCGCTGCAGGACTTGGTGGACCACATCAATGACTTTCATGTCAAGCCCGAAAAGGATTCTGGGTATTGTTGCCAGTGGGAGGGGTGTGCACGGAATGGGAGGGGCTTTAACGCCAG GTACAAAATGCTGATTCATATCCGCACACACACCAACGAGAAGCCGCACAACTGTCCGACCTGCAACAAGAGTTTCTCACGTCTGGAGAATCTGAAGATCCACACCcgctcacacacag GAGAGAAACCCTACATCTGCCCTTATGAGGGATGCAGCAAACGATACTCAAACTCCAGCGACCGATTCAAACACACCCGCACCCACTACATAGACAAGCCCTACTACTGCAAGATGGCTGGCTGCCTGAAGCGCTACACGGATCCAAGCTCCCTACGCAAGCACATCAAGGCACATGGGCATTTTGTTGCCCAGGAGCAGGGCCCTTCAAATAGACTGGGATCCGGTTTGGGCCAGCCGGGCCACCAGAGCCCCACAGAACTGCCGTCAGCAGGCAGGGCCAGCGTCATCCTCCCCGGAGCTTCTGCAACTCTCCTCGGAGGCCTGGGAACATCTTTGCCACTTTCAGCTTTCTGCCACACCGGAGCTCTGGGCCACCCAGGATTGCCGCTCTTCCCcatgggaggaggaagagttggCTTGGGACCACTGGGACTCTCAGACTCACTGGTACATTTTGGCCCCACATCCATGTTGGGGCTGGGAGCTCTAAGAGGTATTCGACACATgggtgggagggaaagagaagaggaagaggagatggaggaggagggggaagtcCTGAATCTgtctgcaggagagcggtcCAGACCACATGACCGCTTGTCCTGGGTGGTAGTTCCTCCAAGTGCGCTCCTCCTTAAACCAGCTGTTGTCAGCTAG